The genomic stretch AACGGTGAGCGCCTCACGTGAGCGGATGGCGCCGCTGCGCGCCGCGCGGGTGCTGGCGGGTGACGTGCTGGGGCCCTTCGAGGCGTGGCTCACCTTGCGCGGACTGCGGACGCTGCCGGTCCGCATGAAGGCGCATGTCGAGCACGCGGCGCACGTGGCGCGGCGCCTCGCGGAGTCGCCTTTGCTGGAGCGGGTCATCTACCCGGGGTTGGCTTCGCACCCGGACCACGCCACCGCGCAGGAACTGCTGCTGGGCGGCGGCCCCATGGTGGCCTTTGAAATCAAGGGCGCGGGGCGGCCGGAGTGCATGCGCTTCCTGGAGGCGCTGAAGGTGGGACGGCCCGGTCCTTCACTGGGGGACGTGTGCACGCTGGTGATGCACGCGGCCAGCGCCAGCGCGCGCCGGTTCACACCGGAGGAGCGGGAGGCCGCGGGCATCCGGGAGAATCTCATCCGCGTCTCCGTGGGGTTGGAGGACCCGGACGATATCGTGGATGACCTGCTCGCCGCGGTGGCCCAGGGGGTGCGCCGATGAAGATGGTGGACGTGGGGGGGAAGCCGAAGACGGGCCGCGTGGCCGTGGCCACCGCGCTGCTGCGGATGTTGCCCGACACGCGCGAGCGCATCCTGGCGGGGAAGGTGGAGAAGGGGGACGTGCTGGCCGCGGCGAGGCTCGCCGGCATCATGGCCGCCAAGCGCACGCCGGACTTCGTTCCGCTCTGTCACCCCATCGCGCTCTCGGGCGTGGAGGTGACGCTGGCGCCGGAGGACGCGGGGCTCCGGGTCCGCGTGCAGGTGAAGACGGTGGACCGCACCGGCGTGGAGATGGAGGCGCTCACCGCGGCCTGCGCGGCGGCGCTGACCGTCTATGACATGTGCAAGAGCGTGGACCGCGGCATGGTGCTGGACGCGGTGCAATTGGAGCACAAGTCCGGTGGGCGCTCCGGCACGTGGCGGCGGGAGGAGGCCACGCCGGCTGAGGCGGCTGCGCCGCGACGTCGGACGCGCGCGAAGAAGGCCCGCTGAAGGGGGGGCCTCCCCCGAAGCCGAAGTGCCCGTGCGTTGGCGGACACAGGCGGGCTCAAGCCCCGCCTTCTGTCCGTCTCCACACGCCGCGAATGTGACGCCGTCCACGCCCAGGGCACGCTTGTCCCCGAGGGGGCTCCCGGTGCGCGGGGAAGGCCCCCACGTTGCACTTCAGGCCATGCGGGCGCGAAGGACATGCGCCGGTTCGAGAGGTGACGGGTGTTCGACTTGCGGGGCGTTCTGACGCTGCTGACGGCCCTGGGGGCCGCGGGCTGCGGTGCGCTCACGGAAGAGGGCGACGCGGCCGACGTGTCGCAACCCGTGGCGGACCGAGCCGCCTGCGACGCACAGGCGGCCCAGCGCCGCTACGTGTCCGAGGACAGGAAGGAGTGCCAGGTCGTCTTCTTCGTCTGCGCCCGGGGCGAGTCGCCCTTCTTCGACGCATGCGGCTGCGGCTGCTCGCGTCCCTGATGCACGGGCCTACTTCGACTCGCTGAGCAGGCGCTCCTGGAAGAAGGCCGCCACCACCAGCGAGTGGGAGATGTGTCCTTCCAAGATGAGGCGCGGCAGGTCGGCGCGCGGGTGCAGCTCCACGGCGATGTCCTCGCCCGCGTCCTGCCGCCCCTCGTGCCGCTTCACGCAGTCGAGCGCGAGGAAGTTGAAGCACACGTTGCCCTGGAACGCGGGGTTGGGGTGCACCTGGCCCACCGGCACCATTCGGCCCGGCACGTAGCCCGTCTCCTCTTCCAGCTCGCGCGCCGCGGCCCGCTCCGGCGCTTCACCCGGCTCCACGATTCCACCGGGGAGCTCCAGTGTGGATGCCTCGACGCCAAAGCGGAACTGCCGCACCAGCACGAGCTGCGCGTCCGGCGTCACCGCGATGACGTTCACCCAGTCCGCGCAGTCGACGCGCACGCGTGGGTGTTCGTGGCCCGTGCGTGGGTCCGCCCACCAGTCCTCGCGCACCCGGGCGACGCTGAAGTCATGCTCCAGCCCTCGCCGCAGCCGGCGCCAGGGCTTCACCTCTCGAGCCACGTGAAAGTCCTTCCCGTCAGTTGAGCAGCGCGGCGCGCTCCCGCAGCTCGCGAGCCGTCATCTCCAGCCGGTCGCGGTCGGGGGCCTCGGGCGAAAGCTCCAGGCAGCGCTCCACGTCCTTCAGCGCCGCGCGGTAGGCACCCAGGCTGCTGAGCAGCGCGGCACGGGTGCGCAGCTCGCCCGGGTGGTCCGGCGCCAGGAGCAGCAGCAGGTCCACCACCGCCAGCCCGCGCTCACAGTCCTCTCGGCCCAGGTACACGCGCCGCAGGTTGGACAGCATCCGGTACGTAATGAGCTCCACCGGCGCGGGCGCCAGCATGTTGCGGTCGAACTTGAGCTGCGGCGCCACGCGCTTGAGCAGCTCCTCGCAGCCGTGCTCGGTGAGGATGTCCCCTTGATGGAACGGGTCCATGAGCAGCTTGTGGTCCCCCGCGTCGTGCGCCACCAGGAAGTGGCCGGGGAAGGGGACGCCGTACAGGGGGATGCCCGCGCGACGCGCCACCTCCAGGTAGACGACGGACAACGTAATTGGCAGCCCCAGCTTCCGCTCCAGCACCTGGTCCAGGAAGCTGTTCTCCGGGGAGTGGTAGTCGTCCTCGTTGCCGCGGAAGCCCTCGATGTCCGCCAGCACGTGGCGCAAGGCGCGCAGCGGCGCCAGGACTTCGCCCTTCTCGCTCAGCCGCTCCGCTTCCACCTGGACCCGGCACGCGAGCACGTCCAGCATGTGCAGGCACCCCGGGGCGTCCAGCAGGGGCTTGTCCAGCGTGGCGATGGCCAGCGCCGCTAGGTCCAGCCGCGGGGGCTCCGCGGCCAGGGCCGACACCAGACGCTCTCGCGCCAACGGTGGGCTGAATCCAGAGGGAATGCTCACGGCGAGAACCAGTAACCCACGAGGGCCCGGACGGCAAAGGCAGGCGGCCGAGCGTCAGAATGCTGGAGGTTCAAGCGGCAGCCGTCCCTTGATTTCCGCCCGCAGGGCAATCTGGGCCGCAATCAGCCCGGACAGGATTCCATCCTCGAACTCAAATGTAGGATGTTCCTTGAGTTCCGGGAAATCGTGGGAATTGCGCACCTCCTCCGGGGAGATGTTGGGCACGGCCTCGCGGGCCAGGCGCAGCACCTTGGCCTGCTGCTGGGAAATCATCTTCTCGAAGAGCTGGGTGGACAGCTGCAGCATCTCTTCGGCCATCTGCTCCGTCATCGTGTGTCTACTCCTGGGCGATGTCCCACTTGGCACGGCGGTAGCTGTAACGGAAAGCGGTGGCGTCCGCCTCCCTGGCGTTGCCTTCCGCCTCCCGGCCGTCCAGGAAGGCCACGAAGTCCAGCTGCCGGTCCTCGCGTCCGTATTCCGCGTCGAAGAGGCGGACCAGCTCGTTGGCGGGCAGGGTGCGGCGGCCAGCCACGCTGACCAGGGGGATGCGCAGGCCCGCCATGTCGCCCGCGGGAGCGTAGGACTTCCACACCAGCTCCGTGCACACGAGCGTCTGGTCGGAGAAGAAGTCGAAGTCGAAGTCATACGGGCGGCCCTGGAAGGTGAAGGCGCGCACGATGGCGCGAGCCTTCTCCAGGCGGGACAGGCGCGGGCGCATGACGCCCAGGTAGTCCACTCGCATGCCGTGCTCCAGGCCGGTGAAGGACACGCCTTCGCTGATGGATTCGATGATGCGCAGGGGGTCGCCGTGCGCGTCGTTGCCGCTGTACTCGGCCCACTTGGCGGGGAAGGCGCGCGCCAGGTGCTGGGTGAGCGAGCCCGGTGCGCCGGGAAGGGTGGCCACCCAGGCCTTCACGTCCGAGTCCTCGTCGAAGTACGCGCCAAGCTGGGCGGGCGTGCCGATGAAGAGCTCCGCGTGTGGCCAGAATCCCGGCAGGCCGATGTTGGAGAGGTACCAGTTCTGCCGGGCCACCACGATGTCGCCGGGCTCCATCTTCTCCAGCAGGGACAGGGCCTGCTCGCGGGAGATGAGCGGCTGGCCCACGCGGCGCACGCGGGTGTCGCCCATCCATTCGGCCACCGCGCGCTGCACGGGGAAGAAGGCGCGCTGCGCGGTGTCCGCCGTCAGGTCCACCGTGGCCTTGGCGAAGAGCGTGGCGCCGCGCCGGGTGAGCAGTCCCTTCGCCACCTTGCTGTTGTGCTTCATCTCCTGCAGCAGCCAGGGCACGCGCGGGGCGTCCAGCGCGCCGGCCTTCACCAGCAGCGGGCGGAGCTGTTCCTTGTACCCATCCCCCGTGAGCAGCTGCGTGCTGGTGGAGACGTGGATGGCCTTGTCCTTGAACCGGGCGAAGGCGCGCGAGGGCAGGCCGTACTCGGGCGCGGGCTCGTCCAGCAGCACCTCGAGCTGCTTCTTGCCCAGGGTGAGCTCCGCGTAGGTGAGGCCGTGGGCCAGCTCCGTGGTGAGCGCGCCGTGGGTGAGGAGGAAGCCCCAGGCGTGCTTCTTCGGATGCGCGTGGGCGGGCACCTTCACGAAGTCCCAGTAGCGCTGGCGGATGACCTCCACGGACACGAAGTAGTCGAAGAAGGCCGCCCAGGTGCTGAGCAGCAGCTGCTTCTGGTCCGGCGTGTACGGCACGCTCTGCTTCTGCAGGTACACGGCGCGCGACTGCTTCACGGCCTCCTGCAGCCCGCGCAGGCCCCGGACGTGGCGCTCCAACAGCGCGAGGTCGGTCTGGGCCTGGGCGACGAAGGCCGCTTCGTCCAGGGCGAAGACGTCATGGACGGGCGGCGGGGCGGCGGCGGGCGTACTGGCGAGCGTGAGCCAGGCAAGCAGCAGGGGCGCGGCGGACATTGGGTGTGGGACTCCTGCGAGGAAGGCGTCGCGGGCCGACACCTTAGCCGGGAAGGGGCCAGGGCGGCTGTCCCCCTGGCTGGACAGGGGCTGGGACGGGGGCGCCCCGGGTGGTCCCGCGCCCCGGCCATCCCCACGTTGTCATTGCACACGAACGCACCGGTGCCGGGGCCAGCGCGCCCCGGCAGAAAGGCAGACAGACGATGGCTTATGGACTCGCGGAGGATCCAGCGCTCTCCATCACCCCGCACCTCGACGCGGTGGAGTACCCCGTCGAACGGGAGCAACTGGCGGCGGCTGCCGCTGACGCAGGCGCCCCCCCCGACGTCATCAACCTCTTCAAGTGCCTGCCGCGCCGCGAGTACGCCACCCGCGAGGCCGTGCAGCGGGACCTCTCCGAGGCGTCCCGTCGCTCCGCCCTGGGGGGCTCGAGGGACGACGATGACGGGGTGAACCGGGACCGCCGCAACATCGGGCGGGACGCGGTGGAGGATGCACCGGACGGCCAGACGCGTCATCCGTGAACCGGTGGGCGTTGGGGAGGGGAGGCCTGGTGGAAGCGCTCGCGGGCGCGGGCGCTTTCTGCCAGCGTGCGACCGCGCATGCGTCCCGGCCCCTTGACGTCCAGTCTTCTCCTGTCACTGACCGCCACTGCCTGCAGCCACAAGGCGCCGCTTTCCGTGTCGCCTTCGGAGCCGCGGCCGGCGTCGGTGCGACTGGACTTCCAGCCCCCCGTGGACCGCGTGCTCACGGAGACGCAGCGCAGCGTGCGTTCGGTGGAGCGGCGGGGTGACACCCTTCGAGAGGAAGTGGAGCTGACCACGCAGACGCGCTTCACGCCCTCCGAAGGGGGCTGGCTGCTGGCGCAGGCGGTGCCGCGCTCGCGCCTGACGCGCAATGGTCAGGAGGTACCCACCGGCGTGGCGGACGTGCTGGCGCGCTTCACGCTGCAGGCGTGGCTGGCAGCGGATGGCACCTTCGTGAAGCTGGTGGCCCCCGAAGCCGCGCAGGAGGCGCTCCGCCAGGTGGCGCCCGCGGGCACGGAGGCGGGCGTGCTGGAGCGCTTCTTCGAGCCCGAGGCCCTGGAGACGCGGGCGCGGCGTGAGTGGGAGGTGAAGTTCGCCGGCCTCTTCCAGCGCAACCTCGTGGAGGGCCAGCAGAGCTGGGTGGTGGACCTGGTGCCCGTGGGGGACAGCCAGGTGGCCTACGTGCTGGAGCGCACGGTCCAGGGCACGCGGGACACGCCGCTGGGAGACGCGGTGGTGCTGGGCCTGCGCTGCCTGGACGCGGTGCCGGAGGATGCGCCGGACGCGCTGTCGGAGGCGTGGGTGATGGCGGGCCGGCCGGAGCTGACGCCGGGCGTGTCTTGCGAGGGAGAACAGCTGGTGGGCCGGGGGCGCTTCATGCCCGTGAGCCGCCAACTCACGGTGCGGGCGACGGTGGCGGGCGAAGCGTGGACTGTCACGATGGAGTCCCGGGCAGAGGGGCTCCAGGAGGAGGCGCGATGAGCTGGGAGCAGAACCTCATCGAGGACGAAGCGGGTGTGGAGCGCGTGGTGAAGAGTGCCCGGCGGGTGGCGGTGCTGGGCATCAAGACGGAGCAGCAGTCAGGGCAGCCGGCCTACTACGTGCCGGACTACCTGGCGCGCTCGGGCGTGGAGGTGGTGCCCGTGCCCGTCTACTACCCGGACGTGACGCACATCCTGGGCAAGCCGGTGTTCCGGCGGCTGACGGACGTGCCCGGCGGCCTGGACCTGGTGGACGTCTTCCGCAGGCCGCAGGACATCGACGGGCACGTGGACGAGCTCATCGCCAAGAAGCCGAAGGCGGTGTGGTTCCAGTCCGGCATCCGCAACGACGCCGCCGCGGAGAAGCTGGCGAAGGCGGGCATCCAGGTGGTCCAGGACCGCTGCCTGATGGTGGACCACCGCCGCTACGGCGGGCGGTAGTCACTTCGCCGCCAGGAAACGCACCCCCATCCGTCCTGACGCGGAGGGTGGGGGCGTGCCGAGCATCCGGCTCAGTAGTCGCCCGCGATGACCTTGGGCAGGACCTTGGCCAGGTCCGGTAGCGGGCCAATCTGGCGCGTGTTCGCGGGTTGCGGAGTGCCGTTGGCGCGCAGCAGCGAACGCATCTGCGTGCTGGTCAGGCGTCGCCCGTTGGCCAGGGCCACGCCCTGCGCGCTGGCGGCGGCGCCCACCACGATGGGGGACGCGCTGGAGGTGCCGCTGAAGCTGGACGTGTAGAACTGGTCCTCGCCATGGCTGGCGCCGAACACGTTGCCGTAGCCCATGCTGTAGACGCGCTCACCCCAGCCGTGCACGTCCACGCGGTTGCCGAAGTTCGTCCAGCACATGGGCAAGCGCGTGGTGGCCGTACTACCACCCACGAAGATGGCCCCCGAGTCCCGGGTGTTGCGGTTGAACACGCTCCCGTATGCGGGCGCATCCAGGTCGGCGCTGCCGTTGCCCGCCGCTTCCACGACGATGACGCCGTTGGCGGTGGCCGTCTTGATGGCGTCGTAGTTGGCCTGCCAGTACTCCATCGCGATGTAGTCGCACTGGGAGGTGTTGCACGAGCACGCCGTGCCGTCCGAGGGGCCGCGGGCGTGCAGCTCGATGAGGACG from Myxococcus xanthus encodes the following:
- a CDS encoding DUF2795 domain-containing protein encodes the protein MAYGLAEDPALSITPHLDAVEYPVEREQLAAAAADAGAPPDVINLFKCLPRREYATREAVQRDLSEASRRSALGGSRDDDDGVNRDRRNIGRDAVEDAPDGQTRHP
- a CDS encoding CoA-binding protein; amino-acid sequence: MSWEQNLIEDEAGVERVVKSARRVAVLGIKTEQQSGQPAYYVPDYLARSGVEVVPVPVYYPDVTHILGKPVFRRLTDVPGGLDLVDVFRRPQDIDGHVDELIAKKPKAVWFQSGIRNDAAAEKLAKAGIQVVQDRCLMVDHRRYGGR
- a CDS encoding SirB1 family protein, with protein sequence MARERLVSALAAEPPRLDLAALAIATLDKPLLDAPGCLHMLDVLACRVQVEAERLSEKGEVLAPLRALRHVLADIEGFRGNEDDYHSPENSFLDQVLERKLGLPITLSVVYLEVARRAGIPLYGVPFPGHFLVAHDAGDHKLLMDPFHQGDILTEHGCEELLKRVAPQLKFDRNMLAPAPVELITYRMLSNLRRVYLGREDCERGLAVVDLLLLLAPDHPGELRTRAALLSSLGAYRAALKDVERCLELSPEAPDRDRLEMTARELRERAALLN
- a CDS encoding YiiX/YebB-like N1pC/P60 family cysteine hydrolase; amino-acid sequence: MSAAPLLLAWLTLASTPAAAPPPVHDVFALDEAAFVAQAQTDLALLERHVRGLRGLQEAVKQSRAVYLQKQSVPYTPDQKQLLLSTWAAFFDYFVSVEVIRQRYWDFVKVPAHAHPKKHAWGFLLTHGALTTELAHGLTYAELTLGKKQLEVLLDEPAPEYGLPSRAFARFKDKAIHVSTSTQLLTGDGYKEQLRPLLVKAGALDAPRVPWLLQEMKHNSKVAKGLLTRRGATLFAKATVDLTADTAQRAFFPVQRAVAEWMGDTRVRRVGQPLISREQALSLLEKMEPGDIVVARQNWYLSNIGLPGFWPHAELFIGTPAQLGAYFDEDSDVKAWVATLPGAPGSLTQHLARAFPAKWAEYSGNDAHGDPLRIIESISEGVSFTGLEHGMRVDYLGVMRPRLSRLEKARAIVRAFTFQGRPYDFDFDFFSDQTLVCTELVWKSYAPAGDMAGLRIPLVSVAGRRTLPANELVRLFDAEYGREDRQLDFVAFLDGREAEGNAREADATAFRYSYRRAKWDIAQE
- a CDS encoding NUDIX hydrolase encodes the protein MAREVKPWRRLRRGLEHDFSVARVREDWWADPRTGHEHPRVRVDCADWVNVIAVTPDAQLVLVRQFRFGVEASTLELPGGIVEPGEAPERAAARELEEETGYVPGRMVPVGQVHPNPAFQGNVCFNFLALDCVKRHEGRQDAGEDIAVELHPRADLPRLILEGHISHSLVVAAFFQERLLSESK
- the moaC gene encoding cyclic pyranopterin monophosphate synthase MoaC: MKMVDVGGKPKTGRVAVATALLRMLPDTRERILAGKVEKGDVLAAARLAGIMAAKRTPDFVPLCHPIALSGVEVTLAPEDAGLRVRVQVKTVDRTGVEMEALTAACAAALTVYDMCKSVDRGMVLDAVQLEHKSGGRSGTWRREEATPAEAAAPRRRTRAKKAR